Proteins encoded by one window of Mesorhizobium sp. INR15:
- a CDS encoding SufE family protein: MTATIQTIRDDFSFLDEWEDRYRYVIELGEALPPFPDEDRKAANKVPGCVSQVWLTTEQAQGADPVITFRGDSDAHIVRGLVAIMLALFSGRAASEIQRTDAEATLKELGLDEHLSPQRANGLRSMVKRIKRDAEAALRPAA, translated from the coding sequence ATGACCGCCACCATCCAAACCATCCGCGACGACTTCTCGTTTCTTGACGAATGGGAGGACCGCTATCGCTATGTAATCGAGCTTGGCGAAGCCCTGCCGCCATTCCCGGATGAGGATCGCAAAGCAGCGAACAAAGTACCGGGTTGCGTCAGTCAGGTCTGGCTGACCACCGAGCAAGCGCAGGGAGCCGATCCGGTCATCACCTTCAGGGGCGATTCAGACGCTCATATCGTGCGGGGCCTTGTCGCGATCATGCTTGCGCTGTTTTCGGGAAGGGCCGCCAGCGAGATACAGAGGACCGATGCCGAAGCCACACTGAAGGAGCTCGGCCTCGATGAGCATCTTTCACCTCAACGCGCCAACGGCCTTCGCTCGATGGTCAAGCGCATCAAGCGGGATGCGGAAGCCGCATTGAGGCCTGCCGCCTGA
- a CDS encoding MucR family transcriptional regulator, translating to MDIVETPSRNSDALIELTADVVAAYVSNNPVPVGELPNLIADVHAALGRVGGTTEQPPADKQKPAVNPKRSVHDDYIVCLEDGKKFKSLKRHLMTHYDLTPDQYREKWNLDPSYPMVAPNYAAARSQLAKKMGLGRKRKAR from the coding sequence ATGGATATTGTCGAAACACCTTCCAGAAATAGCGATGCGCTGATCGAACTGACCGCCGACGTGGTGGCGGCCTATGTCAGCAACAACCCTGTACCCGTCGGCGAATTGCCAAACCTTATCGCTGACGTCCATGCTGCTCTCGGGCGTGTTGGCGGAACCACTGAACAGCCCCCTGCTGACAAGCAGAAGCCGGCTGTGAACCCGAAGCGCTCCGTGCACGACGACTACATCGTCTGCCTTGAAGACGGCAAGAAATTCAAGTCGCTGAAGCGCCACCTGATGACCCACTACGACCTGACACCCGATCAGTATCGTGAAAAGTGGAACCTGGATCCGAGCTATCCGATGGTTGCTCCCAATTACGCTGCTGCCCGGTCCCAGCTCGCCAAGAAGATGGGCCTCGGCCGCAAGCGCAAAGCGCGGTAA
- a CDS encoding SH3 domain-containing protein: MGNFVRTAAALAVVSTILAFASQSHATVFAAWQVANVPFGDTLNVRKYPSGGSQKQAAYPNGTVLRMTGRCTGGINLLDIANQPAWKQEQKVRYLWCEIWHDPAQNGNFVTGWAYGKYITPR; encoded by the coding sequence ATGGGTAATTTCGTTCGCACTGCCGCGGCTCTGGCTGTCGTTTCGACTATTCTGGCCTTCGCCAGCCAATCTCATGCGACCGTATTCGCGGCTTGGCAAGTGGCCAATGTACCGTTCGGCGATACGCTGAATGTTCGCAAATATCCTTCAGGCGGGTCCCAGAAACAGGCCGCATATCCTAATGGGACGGTTCTGCGGATGACCGGCAGATGCACCGGCGGAATAAACTTGCTGGATATAGCCAACCAGCCTGCATGGAAGCAGGAGCAGAAGGTTCGCTATCTCTGGTGCGAAATATGGCATGACCCGGCGCAGAACGGGAATTTCGTTACCGGCTGGGCCTATGGGAAATACATCACTCCGCGCTGA
- a CDS encoding S9 family peptidase: MTRTAVFPIANPPKPQKQPVSDTHHGVTRTDDYAWLRADNWQEMFRDPALLDARIRAQLEAENVYQSQLMADTVELRKQLFKEMKGRIKEDDSSVPMKDGPYSYGSSFKLGGEQPRYFRMPRDGGTEQILLDGDAEGEGKAYFRLGGIDHSSNHKKLLWAFDDKGSEFYTLRVRDLADGKELADQIPDTGGSGVWDAGDDGFFYTRLDPNHRPSKVLFHALGQSPESDRLIYEETDPGFFMNVDGTRNNEWIMIGINDHETSEYRLLSASDPFAEPKLVSPREIGLQYDLEEGGDVFFILTNADGAKDFKIMTAPASDPVRANWQELVPHEAGRLILSVIGFRDHMVRLERKEGLPRIVVHDRKSGEEHLLSLGEEAFSLGLSGSYEYDTEMMRFSYSSMTTPGQVFDYNMRTRERVLLKTQEVPSGHEPDLYVTRRLMAPAADGELVPISLLYHRDTPLDGSAPCLLYGYGSYGITVPAAFNTNCLSLVDRGFVFAIAHVRGGKDKGYGWYDDGKRQNKMNTFTDFIATARHLVAERYTAHDRIVAQGGSAGGMLMGAVANMAPECFGGIVAEVPFVDVLTTMLDESLPLTPPEWPEWGNPIASAEDYRTIAAYSPYDNVAALEYPPILALAGLTDPRVTYWEPAKWVARLRERKSGDNPVLFKINMDSGHAGASGRFSRLEEIAFTYSFTLKVTGKADLAAND, translated from the coding sequence ATGACCCGAACCGCAGTATTCCCGATCGCCAACCCGCCAAAGCCCCAAAAGCAACCGGTTTCCGATACGCATCACGGCGTGACGCGGACAGATGACTATGCCTGGCTGCGCGCCGACAATTGGCAAGAGATGTTCAGGGATCCGGCGTTGCTCGATGCACGGATACGAGCCCAACTCGAAGCCGAAAACGTCTACCAGTCGCAATTGATGGCGGACACGGTCGAGTTGCGAAAACAGCTGTTCAAGGAGATGAAGGGACGGATCAAGGAGGACGACTCTTCGGTGCCGATGAAGGACGGGCCCTACTCCTATGGTTCATCCTTCAAGCTGGGCGGCGAGCAGCCGCGTTACTTCCGTATGCCGCGCGACGGCGGGACCGAACAGATCCTGCTCGACGGCGACGCGGAAGGCGAAGGCAAGGCTTATTTCCGCCTTGGCGGCATCGATCATTCGTCCAACCACAAAAAGCTTCTGTGGGCATTCGACGACAAGGGCTCCGAATTCTACACGCTTCGGGTGCGCGACCTTGCCGACGGCAAGGAACTTGCGGACCAGATTCCCGACACCGGCGGTTCGGGCGTTTGGGACGCTGGCGATGACGGCTTCTTCTACACCCGCCTCGACCCCAACCACCGGCCATCCAAGGTGCTGTTCCACGCGCTTGGACAAAGCCCGGAGAGCGACCGGTTGATCTATGAGGAGACCGATCCTGGCTTCTTCATGAATGTCGATGGCACGCGCAATAATGAATGGATCATGATCGGCATCAACGATCACGAGACTTCGGAATATCGCCTGCTGAGCGCCAGTGACCCGTTTGCCGAGCCGAAACTGGTGTCGCCGCGCGAGATAGGCCTTCAATATGATTTGGAGGAAGGCGGCGATGTCTTCTTCATCCTCACCAATGCGGACGGCGCCAAGGACTTCAAGATCATGACGGCGCCGGCCAGCGATCCGGTGCGCGCCAACTGGCAGGAGTTGGTGCCGCACGAAGCCGGCAGGCTGATCCTCTCTGTAATCGGCTTCAGGGACCACATGGTCAGGCTTGAACGCAAGGAAGGCCTGCCGCGCATCGTCGTGCATGACCGCAAGAGCGGTGAGGAACATCTTCTGTCGCTCGGCGAGGAGGCCTTCTCGCTCGGCCTGTCAGGCTCCTACGAATACGATACCGAGATGATGCGCTTTTCCTATTCGTCGATGACGACGCCCGGGCAAGTCTTCGACTACAACATGCGCACCCGCGAACGCGTTCTGCTGAAGACGCAGGAAGTGCCGTCCGGCCATGAGCCCGACCTCTATGTGACGCGGCGGTTGATGGCGCCCGCAGCCGACGGAGAGCTGGTGCCGATCTCGCTGCTGTATCACCGCGACACGCCGCTGGACGGATCAGCGCCTTGCCTGCTCTACGGCTACGGCTCCTATGGCATCACCGTGCCGGCGGCCTTCAACACCAACTGCCTTTCGCTGGTCGATCGCGGCTTTGTCTTTGCCATCGCCCATGTCCGTGGCGGCAAGGACAAGGGCTATGGCTGGTATGATGACGGCAAGCGGCAGAACAAGATGAACACGTTCACCGATTTCATCGCCACCGCACGCCACCTGGTCGCCGAGCGCTACACCGCGCATGACCGCATCGTCGCCCAAGGCGGGTCGGCCGGAGGCATGCTGATGGGCGCCGTCGCCAACATGGCGCCTGAATGTTTCGGCGGCATTGTCGCGGAGGTTCCCTTCGTCGACGTGCTGACCACAATGCTCGACGAAAGCCTGCCGTTGACACCGCCTGAGTGGCCTGAATGGGGCAACCCGATCGCATCCGCCGAAGACTACCGGACGATCGCTGCCTACTCGCCCTATGACAATGTCGCCGCACTCGAGTATCCGCCGATCCTGGCGCTCGCAGGCCTCACCGACCCGCGCGTTACCTATTGGGAGCCGGCGAAATGGGTGGCACGGTTGCGTGAACGGAAGTCCGGCGACAACCCGGTGCTGTTCAAGATCAACATGGACTCAGGCCATGCCGGCGCCTCCGGCCGCTTTTCCAGGCTTGAGGAGATCGCCTTCACCTATTCCTTCACATTGAAGGTGACGGGCAAGGCTGATCTTGCCGCAAACGACTAG
- a CDS encoding SET domain-containing protein, whose protein sequence is MLLVDTYLDKSSIQGIGVFAKNHIPSGTLLWKLDPRFDRVIDVETYEAQTGPVKSYLDRYSYPDRRDPRHIVFEADDARYMNHADEPNCDVSSPEESFALRDIAAGDELTCNYNHFFETGFDFLGDR, encoded by the coding sequence ATGTTGCTCGTCGACACCTATCTCGACAAATCTTCCATTCAGGGCATCGGGGTTTTTGCCAAGAACCACATTCCGTCTGGCACATTGCTCTGGAAGCTGGATCCAAGGTTCGACCGGGTCATCGACGTCGAGACTTATGAGGCCCAGACCGGGCCTGTGAAGAGCTATCTCGACCGCTACTCCTACCCTGACCGGCGCGACCCCAGACACATTGTCTTCGAGGCGGACGACGCGCGCTACATGAACCATGCCGACGAGCCGAATTGCGACGTCTCCTCGCCCGAGGAAAGCTTCGCGCTGCGCGACATCGCGGCCGGCGACGAACTCACCTGCAACTACAACCATTTCTTCGAGACCGGCTTCGATTTTCTGGGTGACCGCTAG